From Symphalangus syndactylus isolate Jambi chromosome 17, NHGRI_mSymSyn1-v2.1_pri, whole genome shotgun sequence, one genomic window encodes:
- the FOXA3 gene encoding hepatocyte nuclear factor 3-gamma isoform X2, translating into MAPLNSYMTLNPLSSPYPPGGLPASPLPSGPLAPPAPAAPLGPTFPGLGVSGGSSSSGYGAPGPGLVHGKEMPKGYRRPLAHAKPPYSYISLITMAIQQAPGKMLTLSEIYQWIMDLFPYYRENQQRWQNSIRHSLSFNDCFVKVARSPDKPGKGSYWALHPSSGNMFENGCYLRRQKRFKLEEKVKKGGSGAATTTRNGTGSAASTTTPAATVTSPPQPPPPAPEPEAQGGEDVGALDCGSPPSSTPYFTGLELPGELKLDAPYNFNHPFSINNLMSEQTPAPPKLDVGFGGYGAEGGEPGVCYQGLYSRSLLNAS; encoded by the coding sequence ATGGCCCCCCTCAACTCCTACATGACCCTGAACCCTCTAAGCTCTCCCTATCCCCCTGGGGGGCTCCCTGCCTCCCCACTGCCCTCAGGACCCCTGGCACCGCCAGCACCCGCAGCACCCCTGGGGCCCACCTTCCCAGGCCTGGGTGtcagtggtggcagcagcagctcAGGGTACGGGGCCCCGGGTCCTGGGCTGGTGCACGGGAAGGAGATGCCGAAGGGGTATCGGCGGCCCCTGGCACACGCCAAGCCACCGTATTCCTACATCTCGCTCATCACCATGGCCATCCAGCAGGCACCGGGCAAGATGCTGACCTTGAGTGAAATCTACCAGTGGATCATGGACCTCTTCCCTTACTACCGGGAGAATCAGCAGCGCTGGCAGAACTCCATTCGCCACTCGCTGTCTTTCAACGACTGCTTCGTCAAGGTGGCGCGTTCCCCAGACAAGCCTGGCAAGGGCTCCTACTGGGCCCTGCACCCCAGCTCAGGGAATATGTTTGAGAACGGCTGCTACCTGCGCCGCCAGAAGCGCTTCAAGCTGGAGGAGAAGGTGAAGAAAGGAGGCAGTGGGGCTGCCACCACCACCAGGAACGGGACAGGGTCTGCTGCCTCGACCACCACCCCCGCGGCCACAGTCACCTCCCCGCCCCAGCCCCCGCCTCCAGCCCCCGAGCCTGAGGCCCAGGGCGGGGAAGATGTGGGGGCTCTGGACTGTGGCTCACCCCCTTCCTCCACACCCTATTTCACTGGCCTGGAGCTCCCAGGGGAGTTGAAGCTGGACGCGCCCTACAACTTCAACCACCCTTTCTCCATCAACAACCTAATGTCAGAACAGACACCAGCACCTCCCAAACTGGACGTGGGGTTTGGGGGCTACGGGGCTGAGGGTGGGGAGCCTGGAGTCTGCTATCAGGGCCTCTATTCCCGCTCTTTGCTTAACGCATCCTAG
- the FOXA3 gene encoding hepatocyte nuclear factor 3-gamma isoform X3: MELLPGGGRGLLSGDPSAHHGPPQLLHDPEPSKLSLSPWGAPCLPTALRTPGTASTRSTPGAHLPRPGCQWWQQQLRQAPGKMLTLSEIYQWIMDLFPYYRENQQRWQNSIRHSLSFNDCFVKVARSPDKPGKGSYWALHPSSGNMFENGCYLRRQKRFKLEEKVKKGGSGAATTTRNGTGSAASTTTPAATVTSPPQPPPPAPEPEAQGGEDVGALDCGSPPSSTPYFTGLELPGELKLDAPYNFNHPFSINNLMSEQTPAPPKLDVGFGGYGAEGGEPGVCYQGLYSRSLLNAS, encoded by the exons ATGGAGCTACTACCCGGAGGCGGGCGAG GTCTACTCTCCGGTGACCCCAGTGCCCACCATGGCCCCCCTCAACTCCTACATGACCCTGAACCCTCTAAGCTCTCCCTATCCCCCTGGGGGGCTCCCTGCCTCCCCACTGCCCTCAGGACCCCTGGCACCGCCAGCACCCGCAGCACCCCTGGGGCCCACCTTCCCAGGCCTGGGTGtcagtggtggcagcagcagctcAGG CAGGCACCGGGCAAGATGCTGACCTTGAGTGAAATCTACCAGTGGATCATGGACCTCTTCCCTTACTACCGGGAGAATCAGCAGCGCTGGCAGAACTCCATTCGCCACTCGCTGTCTTTCAACGACTGCTTCGTCAAGGTGGCGCGTTCCCCAGACAAGCCTGGCAAGGGCTCCTACTGGGCCCTGCACCCCAGCTCAGGGAATATGTTTGAGAACGGCTGCTACCTGCGCCGCCAGAAGCGCTTCAAGCTGGAGGAGAAGGTGAAGAAAGGAGGCAGTGGGGCTGCCACCACCACCAGGAACGGGACAGGGTCTGCTGCCTCGACCACCACCCCCGCGGCCACAGTCACCTCCCCGCCCCAGCCCCCGCCTCCAGCCCCCGAGCCTGAGGCCCAGGGCGGGGAAGATGTGGGGGCTCTGGACTGTGGCTCACCCCCTTCCTCCACACCCTATTTCACTGGCCTGGAGCTCCCAGGGGAGTTGAAGCTGGACGCGCCCTACAACTTCAACCACCCTTTCTCCATCAACAACCTAATGTCAGAACAGACACCAGCACCTCCCAAACTGGACGTGGGGTTTGGGGGCTACGGGGCTGAGGGTGGGGAGCCTGGAGTCTGCTATCAGGGCCTCTATTCCCGCTCTTTGCTTAACGCATCCTAG
- the FOXA3 gene encoding hepatocyte nuclear factor 3-gamma isoform X1: MLGSVKMETHDLAEWSYYPEAGEVYSPVTPVPTMAPLNSYMTLNPLSSPYPPGGLPASPLPSGPLAPPAPAAPLGPTFPGLGVSGGSSSSGYGAPGPGLVHGKEMPKGYRRPLAHAKPPYSYISLITMAIQQAPGKMLTLSEIYQWIMDLFPYYRENQQRWQNSIRHSLSFNDCFVKVARSPDKPGKGSYWALHPSSGNMFENGCYLRRQKRFKLEEKVKKGGSGAATTTRNGTGSAASTTTPAATVTSPPQPPPPAPEPEAQGGEDVGALDCGSPPSSTPYFTGLELPGELKLDAPYNFNHPFSINNLMSEQTPAPPKLDVGFGGYGAEGGEPGVCYQGLYSRSLLNAS; encoded by the exons ATGCTGGGCTCGGTGAAGATGGAGACCCATGACCTGGCCGAATGGAGCTACTACCCGGAGGCGGGCGAG GTCTACTCTCCGGTGACCCCAGTGCCCACCATGGCCCCCCTCAACTCCTACATGACCCTGAACCCTCTAAGCTCTCCCTATCCCCCTGGGGGGCTCCCTGCCTCCCCACTGCCCTCAGGACCCCTGGCACCGCCAGCACCCGCAGCACCCCTGGGGCCCACCTTCCCAGGCCTGGGTGtcagtggtggcagcagcagctcAGGGTACGGGGCCCCGGGTCCTGGGCTGGTGCACGGGAAGGAGATGCCGAAGGGGTATCGGCGGCCCCTGGCACACGCCAAGCCACCGTATTCCTACATCTCGCTCATCACCATGGCCATCCAGCAGGCACCGGGCAAGATGCTGACCTTGAGTGAAATCTACCAGTGGATCATGGACCTCTTCCCTTACTACCGGGAGAATCAGCAGCGCTGGCAGAACTCCATTCGCCACTCGCTGTCTTTCAACGACTGCTTCGTCAAGGTGGCGCGTTCCCCAGACAAGCCTGGCAAGGGCTCCTACTGGGCCCTGCACCCCAGCTCAGGGAATATGTTTGAGAACGGCTGCTACCTGCGCCGCCAGAAGCGCTTCAAGCTGGAGGAGAAGGTGAAGAAAGGAGGCAGTGGGGCTGCCACCACCACCAGGAACGGGACAGGGTCTGCTGCCTCGACCACCACCCCCGCGGCCACAGTCACCTCCCCGCCCCAGCCCCCGCCTCCAGCCCCCGAGCCTGAGGCCCAGGGCGGGGAAGATGTGGGGGCTCTGGACTGTGGCTCACCCCCTTCCTCCACACCCTATTTCACTGGCCTGGAGCTCCCAGGGGAGTTGAAGCTGGACGCGCCCTACAACTTCAACCACCCTTTCTCCATCAACAACCTAATGTCAGAACAGACACCAGCACCTCCCAAACTGGACGTGGGGTTTGGGGGCTACGGGGCTGAGGGTGGGGAGCCTGGAGTCTGCTATCAGGGCCTCTATTCCCGCTCTTTGCTTAACGCATCCTAG